A genomic window from Actinomycetota bacterium includes:
- a CDS encoding ACT domain-containing protein, whose protein sequence is MRERLDAARELAGQQHREGVRATDVAAGHARRVDDVLASLFEAGPPYTGVALIAVGGYGRLELAPYSDLDVLVLHRGTPPDHLEEMVRRVVYPLWDAGREVGQRVRNLAEVVRSLERVDESAATLDSRLVAGDPAVFAEMEALLQRELQRHRHRFFSQLLAETGSRHESFGHAGHLLEPHVRDSAGALRDIHTLGWAGRLIGGQGLDPLVREGILSAADADAVGASQDFLLRVRFEMHLRSQRRQDRLHLEDQDPIAESLGFGTVTPEGAGAGDELMRRLYRHCRTTEAVVSSAWQDLVRRRARRRLRSGRHIAGEGWVVQGGRLEVLASPDPLEDPSGWLSMFMHAIRADVPLSRRSLNRLQEHVAEGEPARWNPTASDAFLEILRLGRKSVPAMQAMDSTGLLAALIPEWKHVSCLPQRNLYHRYSVDIHSFQAVAELVESAPARVSGSKVPARGREAPAAEQADVSGAWLLVDDPRPLLLAALLHDCGKGRGGDHAVLGARITASTLSRMGLANGVAADAEFLVRSHLLLPETALRRDLEDEGTITEVARAAGTAHRLAMLFLLARADALATGPEAWSVFRSSLVRQLYSSAMKVLSGEPVAASGPGPRIGVEEMSRPFDGEPVVEVHPGAEADRMLLIARDRPGLLASVCGVLALRGVDVLSAEAATRPDGTAVEAFIVRGSRERLTPDRWHRITADVAAAARGGLDLDEPLRAKSQAERRPAAPARPTDVVVDNKAAEAMTVVEVHATDRLGLLHSVTRTLAECGCDVRRAKVATYGAEVVDVFYVTAKGGGRIHDPQDVETLREALAAAVSQMD, encoded by the coding sequence GTGCGCGAGCGTCTGGACGCGGCGCGCGAGTTGGCCGGACAGCAGCACCGCGAGGGCGTGCGAGCCACGGATGTCGCGGCGGGCCACGCGAGACGTGTGGACGACGTGCTGGCGTCGTTGTTCGAAGCCGGGCCCCCGTACACGGGTGTGGCGTTGATCGCGGTCGGTGGATACGGCCGTCTGGAGCTGGCTCCCTACTCGGACCTCGACGTGCTGGTCCTGCACCGCGGTACTCCTCCGGACCACTTGGAGGAGATGGTCCGCCGCGTGGTCTATCCGCTGTGGGATGCAGGACGCGAGGTCGGTCAGCGCGTCCGCAATCTCGCGGAGGTCGTCCGGTCGCTGGAGCGTGTGGACGAGTCGGCCGCGACGCTCGACTCCCGTCTGGTCGCCGGCGATCCGGCGGTGTTCGCGGAGATGGAGGCGCTGCTGCAGCGTGAGCTGCAGCGCCACCGGCATCGCTTCTTTTCGCAGCTGCTGGCCGAGACGGGGTCACGTCACGAGTCATTCGGCCACGCGGGGCATCTGCTGGAGCCCCACGTGCGCGATTCGGCGGGAGCCCTGAGGGACATCCACACCCTCGGATGGGCGGGACGGCTGATCGGGGGCCAGGGCTTGGACCCCCTGGTGCGCGAAGGGATCCTCAGCGCCGCCGACGCGGATGCGGTCGGCGCATCGCAGGACTTCCTCCTGCGGGTGCGCTTCGAGATGCACCTGCGATCCCAGCGCCGCCAGGACCGTCTGCACCTGGAGGACCAGGACCCGATAGCCGAGTCGCTCGGGTTCGGCACAGTCACACCGGAGGGCGCTGGTGCGGGGGACGAGCTCATGCGCCGGCTGTACCGGCACTGCCGGACGACGGAAGCCGTCGTCTCGTCGGCATGGCAGGACCTCGTCCGCCGGCGCGCGCGCAGGCGGCTGCGGTCCGGACGCCACATCGCCGGCGAAGGCTGGGTCGTCCAGGGGGGTCGCCTCGAGGTGCTCGCCTCACCGGACCCGCTGGAGGACCCGTCCGGGTGGCTGTCGATGTTCATGCACGCGATCCGCGCGGACGTCCCCCTGAGCCGGCGGTCGCTCAACCGTCTGCAGGAGCACGTTGCTGAGGGAGAGCCGGCGAGGTGGAACCCCACCGCATCGGATGCGTTTCTGGAGATCCTGCGACTGGGCCGAAAATCGGTCCCCGCTATGCAGGCCATGGACTCGACCGGCCTGCTCGCGGCACTGATCCCGGAGTGGAAGCACGTGAGCTGCCTGCCGCAGCGCAACCTATACCACCGCTACAGCGTGGACATCCACAGCTTCCAGGCGGTCGCGGAACTGGTTGAAAGCGCTCCCGCAAGGGTGTCCGGATCCAAGGTCCCGGCCCGCGGGCGCGAAGCCCCTGCAGCCGAGCAGGCGGACGTGTCCGGTGCATGGCTTCTCGTGGACGACCCGCGCCCGCTGCTGCTCGCCGCGCTCCTGCACGACTGTGGGAAGGGCCGGGGCGGCGACCACGCCGTACTGGGTGCCCGCATCACTGCTTCCACGCTCTCGCGAATGGGGCTGGCCAACGGTGTCGCGGCCGACGCTGAGTTTCTCGTCCGAAGTCACCTGCTGTTGCCGGAGACCGCGCTGCGCAGGGACCTCGAGGACGAGGGCACGATCACGGAGGTGGCGCGAGCGGCCGGGACCGCACATCGATTGGCCATGTTGTTCCTGCTCGCGCGTGCCGACGCGCTGGCGACGGGTCCGGAGGCGTGGTCGGTCTTCCGGTCGTCGCTTGTCCGGCAGCTCTACTCGAGCGCCATGAAGGTCCTCAGCGGCGAGCCTGTTGCGGCATCAGGCCCCGGCCCCCGTATCGGCGTGGAGGAGATGAGCCGTCCCTTCGACGGGGAGCCGGTCGTTGAGGTCCACCCGGGGGCCGAGGCCGACCGCATGCTGCTGATCGCCCGGGACCGTCCGGGACTGCTGGCCTCGGTGTGCGGGGTCCTCGCTCTGCGCGGCGTGGACGTGCTGTCCGCCGAAGCCGCTACCAGGCCGGACGGCACCGCCGTGGAGGCCTTCATCGTCCGGGGCTCCCGAGAACGCCTTACCCCTGATCGCTGGCATCGCATCACGGCCGACGTAGCGGCCGCCGCGCGCGGGGGCCTGGACCTGGACGAGCCGCTTCGCGCCAAGTCGCAAGCCGAACGGAGGCCGGCCGCGCCGGCACGCCCGACCGACGTCGTCGTCGACAACAAAGCGGCTGAGGCCATGACCGTCGTGGAGGTCCATGCGACCGATCGGCTCGGCCTCCTGCACTCCGTCACCCGCACCCTGGCCGAATGCGGGTGCGACGTGAGGCGCGCAAAGGTGGCGACCTACGGAGCCGAAGTGGTGGACGTCTTCTACGTCACGGCCAAAGGCGGAGGCCGCATCCACGACCCACAGGACGTGGAGACTCTGCGCGAGGCACTGGCGGCTGCGGTTTCGCAGATGGACTGA